One Gemmatimonadota bacterium genomic window carries:
- a CDS encoding M23 family metallopeptidase, which translates to MRFGHSLSLSITTLLFTATWATAQVGNVLEVRMPIEPSPVPAEGQVHLAYELHVTNLSRRDATLTGVQAVVTDRGTALATHEGVELARQLRIAGSGDVPTNDHGVALDAGATAHVYMWLSVEPRATPSSITHRIRLFQVSAEGDTTHHEFETDPLGIGPDAVVISPPVRGGDWWIVDGQGRRFNDTGHRRALIAVGGNAHIAQRFARDLGKEVDGIALVPGGVGNAAFYGWGQEVVAVADGVVVGIQDGVPENEFGVPSPIQLTPRPLLGNSVVLDIGDGRYAVYGHLQPGNMRIEVGNRVQTGDALGLVGNSGSSSGPHLHFQITDDPSPLGGEGLPFAIDRFDVIGRRMGFQTPRETLPSERREGELLVENQIVRFPGG; encoded by the coding sequence ATGAGATTTGGCCATTCACTGAGTCTGTCGATCACGACTCTCCTGTTCACGGCAACCTGGGCCACGGCCCAGGTCGGGAATGTCCTCGAAGTGCGGATGCCCATCGAGCCATCGCCGGTTCCTGCCGAGGGGCAGGTTCATCTCGCCTACGAGCTCCACGTAACCAACCTTTCGAGGCGCGATGCCACGCTGACCGGGGTGCAGGCGGTCGTGACCGACCGCGGCACCGCCCTCGCGACGCACGAGGGGGTGGAGCTCGCCCGTCAGCTCCGGATCGCCGGGTCCGGGGACGTCCCCACCAATGACCACGGCGTCGCATTGGACGCTGGAGCGACGGCCCACGTCTACATGTGGCTCTCCGTAGAGCCCCGGGCTACGCCGTCCTCCATCACCCACCGGATCCGCCTGTTTCAGGTATCCGCTGAGGGCGATACGACCCATCACGAGTTTGAGACAGACCCTTTGGGGATCGGCCCGGACGCCGTCGTGATCTCACCACCGGTCCGGGGCGGGGATTGGTGGATCGTGGACGGGCAGGGGCGCCGCTTCAACGACACGGGGCACCGTCGGGCGTTAATCGCCGTCGGAGGGAACGCGCATATCGCCCAGCGCTTCGCGCGGGACCTAGGGAAGGAGGTGGACGGAATCGCCCTGGTGCCCGGTGGCGTGGGGAACGCCGCATTCTACGGTTGGGGGCAGGAGGTGGTTGCCGTCGCCGACGGGGTCGTCGTCGGGATTCAGGACGGAGTCCCCGAGAACGAGTTTGGGGTCCCCTCACCGATCCAGCTCACGCCCCGCCCGCTGCTGGGTAATTCGGTGGTGCTCGACATCGGGGATGGCCGCTATGCGGTGTACGGCCACCTCCAACCCGGGAACATGCGGATCGAGGTCGGCAACCGGGTGCAGACGGGAGACGCGCTCGGTTTGGTCGGGAACAGCGGATCCTCGAGCGGCCCTCACCTCCACTTCCAGATCACGGACGACCCATCCCCGCTCGGCGGCGAGGGACTACCGTTCGCCATCGATCGCTTTGACGTCATCGGTCGACGCATGGGCTTCCAGACTCCGAGGGAAACGCTTCCCTCCGAGCGGCGCGAGGGTGAGCTCCTGGTGGAAAACCAGA
- a CDS encoding transporter: MTRIYVSLAAALLVASPAAAQWSASRADSHAPIGVMADHRHEKGEVMLSYRYMYMAMEGSRIGTDEIADADIVAAAPGGEDFTVTPTRMPMQMHMLGAMFAPSDEVTLMAMLPVLDISMDHITRAGGEFTTESAGIGDVRAGAMVGLGEFGDQSVHGNVMFSFPTGSIDELDVLPISMGNEVQLPYPMQVGSGTFDLLPGLTWLGQSGDLSWGAQGNAVIRLGENDNEYTMGNQYSGTVWGGGLLSRNFSAAVRGELRHTENIEGSDAALGTPATFVPTANPTLRGGTVLEVGPSLNFYVPRLSAFRIAAEALFPVYRDLDGPQLERDWTIVVGLQVVPVR; the protein is encoded by the coding sequence ATGACACGCATATACGTATCGTTGGCTGCGGCCCTGCTGGTCGCCTCACCCGCAGCCGCCCAGTGGAGCGCCAGCCGCGCGGACAGCCACGCGCCCATCGGCGTCATGGCCGACCACCGCCACGAGAAGGGCGAGGTAATGCTGTCCTACCGGTACATGTACATGGCCATGGAGGGCAGCCGCATCGGCACCGACGAGATAGCAGACGCGGATATCGTGGCCGCCGCACCGGGCGGCGAGGACTTCACGGTGACGCCGACGCGCATGCCCATGCAGATGCACATGCTGGGGGCGATGTTCGCGCCCTCGGACGAGGTCACGCTCATGGCCATGCTGCCGGTCCTGGACATCTCGATGGACCACATCACGAGGGCCGGCGGCGAGTTCACCACCGAGTCGGCGGGAATCGGCGATGTGCGCGCGGGGGCCATGGTCGGGCTCGGTGAGTTCGGCGACCAGAGCGTCCACGGAAACGTGATGTTCAGCTTCCCGACCGGCTCGATCGACGAGCTCGACGTGCTGCCGATCAGCATGGGCAACGAAGTCCAACTTCCCTATCCCATGCAGGTGGGCTCGGGGACCTTCGATCTGCTGCCGGGACTGACCTGGCTGGGCCAATCGGGGGACCTGTCCTGGGGCGCCCAGGGCAACGCCGTGATCCGGCTCGGCGAGAACGACAACGAGTACACCATGGGCAATCAGTACTCGGGGACCGTGTGGGGTGGCGGGCTCCTGAGCCGCAACTTCAGCGCGGCCGTGCGGGGCGAACTGCGGCACACCGAGAACATCGAGGGGAGCGACGCGGCGCTCGGCACCCCGGCGACCTTCGTGCCGACAGCCAACCCGACGCTGCGCGGAGGGACCGTGCTGGAGGTAGGCCCGAGCCTCAACTTCTACGTCCCGCGCCTGAGCGCGTTCAGGATCGCCGCCGAGGCGCTCTTCCCGGTCTACCGGGACCTGGACGGCCCCCAGTTGGAACGCGACTGGACCATCGTCGTGGGCCTTCAGGTGGTGCCGGTGCGCTGA